A single genomic interval of Antechinus flavipes isolate AdamAnt ecotype Samford, QLD, Australia chromosome 1, AdamAnt_v2, whole genome shotgun sequence harbors:
- the LOC127545293 gene encoding zinc finger protein 383-like, producing MSDQERHQRGVGPLVKSEVSEVQEERYSTKGETPLTTFVLACVPIPHNYVQVFSLDLMGIGSLLGIYIVMVAVGELFSLNKMTISLSSQILDVHKQDKSLRMNFPREQVNILGRKKLNAEASRQAFRCFPYPEKAGPYEAVNQLWELCLQWLKPDIRTKEQILELLVLEQFLTILPSEIRIWVKSQNPENIEEVVTLVEDLTQMLKEDALHSPDSVFLQDRNTEKREKPAVFQVARCQESVTFKDVFPDFTWEELVQLDPVEQNLYRDVLLENYRNLVFLDCSPEWLDSFTTPPTMHQCPSFPSSPPTVIIIFSYHLSQSDRSFSFQVVSQLEHGEMPWMLESEAPRDSVIIPEAKASFEKWETSVEESPQEAIMKRPRKHSSWNFILKENFHCYGRLVRQQGHHEHLEQETVIYEEISSNEKGFESNEFERSFNLRPILDTEQIPIVKNMYKYDIYGKNIKDTLGLLKYQKIQPGKKPFVYKEFGKAFSHISQLNLHHDHHPGEKPCTCNECRKIFTKWVNSAEHQRIHSEENLDNYKCNECSKVFTKRLNLTHHQQIHFGEKPFKCKECGKTFKWISQFNVHYTHHSGEITFTCSEYGKAFIKWANFTEHQRIHSGEKPYKCNECGKVFTKQSTLTQHQHTHLALKPFKCNECGKDYSYLSQLNLHQRIHSGEKPYKCNECGKAFTKRANLNQHQKIHSGEKPYKCNECNKAFTKQANLTRHHRIHSGEKPYKCNECGKAFTQRAHVTQHQRIHIGKKHY from the exons ATGTCGGATCAGGAACGGCATCAGCGTGGGGTCGGTCCCCTTGTTAAGTCAGAAGTATCAGAAGTACAG GAAGAGCGCTACAGCACTAAAGGCGAAACTCCGCTGACTACTTTTGTCCTCGCCTGCGTCCC CATCCCTCACAACTATGTGCAGGTCTTCAGCCTGGATCTGATGGGAATTGGATCCCTACTGGGGATATACATTGTGATGGTCGCAGTTGGAGAGCTATTTTCCTTGAATAAGATGACTATCTCTCTGAGCTCCCAAATTCTGGATGTACATAAACAAGATAAATCACTGAGAATGAATTTTCCGAGGGAACAGGTTAACAttctaggaagaaaaaagttgaatGCAGAGGCTTCTCGTCAGGCCTTCAGATGTTTTCCATACCCAGAAAAGGCTGGACCCTATGAAGCTGTGAACCAGCTTTGGGAACTCTGCCTTCAGTGGCTGAAGCCAGATATTCGCACAAAAGAGCAGATCCTGGAGCTACTGGTGCTGGAACAATTCTTGACTATCTTGCCCAGTGAAATCAGGATTTGGGTGAAGTCACAGAATCCAGAGAACATTGAGGAAGTGGTCACCCTGGTGGAAGATTTGACCCAAATGCTTAAGGAGGATG CTTTGCATTCTCCGGATTCTGTCTTTCTCCAAGATAGgaacacagagaaaagagaaaagcctgCTGTGTTTCAAGTAGCCAGATGCCAG GAATCAGTGACATTCAAGGATGTGTTTCCAGATTTCACTTGGGAAGAACTGGTACAACTGGACCCTGTTGAGCAGAATCTATACAGAGATGTGTTGCTGGAGAACTATAGGAACTTGGTTTTTCTTG attgctctccagaatggctggattcgttcacaactccaccaacaatgcatcagtgtcccagttttccttcatcccctccaacagtcatcattattttttcctatcatcttagccaatctgacag GTCTTTCAGCTTCCAAGTGGTCTCCCAATTGGAACATGGGGAAATGCCATGGATGCTAGAAAGTGAAGCCCCCAGAG attCAGTCATCATTCCTGAAGCCAAGGCATCATTTGAAAAGTGGGAAACATCTGTGGAAGAATCACCTCAGGAAGCAATAATGAAAAGACCCAGAAAACATAGTTCTTGGAACTTCATACTGAAAGAAAATTTTCACTGTTATGGCAGATTAGTCAGGCAGCAAGGCCACCATGAGCATTTGGAGCAAGAAACtgttatatatgaggaaatttcCAGTAATGAGAAAGGCTTTGAGAGTAATGAATTTGAGAGAAGTTTCAACCTGAGGCCAATCCTAGATACAGAACAAATTCCTATAGTAaaaaacatgtataaatatgatatatatggaAAGAACATCAAAGATACCTTAGGGCTGCTTAAGTATCAAAAGATCCAGCCAGGAAAGAAACCttttgtatataaagaatttggaaaagcCTTTAGTCACATTTCACAACTTAATCTTCATCATGACCATCATCCTGGTGAGAAACCCTGTACATGTAATGAATGTAGGAAAATTTTTACTAAGTGGGTAAACAGtgctgaacatcagagaattcattctGAAGAAAACttagataattataaatgtaatgagTGTAGTAAAGTCTTTACTAAGAGGTTAAATCTTACTCATCATCAGCAAATTCATtttggagagaaaccttttaagtGTAAAGAATGTGGAAAAACCTTCAAATGGATTTCACAATTTAATGTTCATTATACCCATCATTCTGGTGAGATAACCTTTACATGTAGTGAATATGGGAAAGCGTTCATCAAGTGGGCAAATTTTACCgaacatcaaagaattcattctggagagaaaccttataaatgtaatgaatgtgggaaagtcTTTACTAAGCAGTCTACCCTTACTCAACATCAGCATACTCATCTTGCATTGAAACCATTtaagtgtaatgaatgtggaaaagacTATAGCTACCTTTCACAACTTAATCTTCATCAAAGAATTCATTCTGGAGAAAagccctataaatgtaatgaatgtggaaaagcctttacTAAGCGGGCCAATTTAAATCAGCATCAGAAAATTCActctggagagaaaccatataaatgtaatgagtgTAATAAAGCCTTTACCAAGCAGGCAAACCTGACTCGACATCACAGAATTCATTCTGGAgaaaaaccctataaatgtaatgagtgTGGCAAAGCATTTACCCAGAGAGCACATGTTactcaacatcagagaattcatatcGGAAAGAAACATTATTGA